A window of the Cannabis sativa cultivar Pink pepper isolate KNU-18-1 chromosome X, ASM2916894v1, whole genome shotgun sequence genome harbors these coding sequences:
- the LOC133032698 gene encoding bZIP transcription factor 53-like translates to MSSIQRQASSGSDGSATVVDEKKRKRMLSNRESARRSRMRKQKQLEDLTGETGRLQMAINQIQQSINAKEQAYSQVESANNVLRAQAMELTDRLRSLNSVLQIVEDVSGLSVDIPEIPDPLMKPWQLAYPIQPITASADMFLN, encoded by the coding sequence ATGTCATCGATTCAACGCCAGGCGAGCTCCGGCTCCGACGGGTCAGCGACGGTGGTCGACGAGAAGAAGAGAAAGCGGATGCTTTCTAACCGTGAATCGGCACGGCGTTCCCGGATGAGGAAGCAGAAGCAGTTAGAGGATCTAACTGGAGAAACGGGTCGATTGCAGATGGCGATTAACCAGATTCAGCAGAGCATCAATGCGAAAGAGCAGGCTTATTCTCAGGTTGAGTCTGCCAACAACGTGTTGAGGGCTCAAGCCATGGAACTCACCGATCGCCTCCGCTCTCTCAACTCTGTTCTCCAGATCGTTGAAGATGTCAGTGGCCTCTCCGTCGATATTCCCGAGATACCTGATCCTCTCATGAAGCCATGGCAGCTCGCCTACCCCATTCAGCCCATCACGGCTTCCGCAGACATGTTTCTCAACTGA